One stretch of Agelaius phoeniceus isolate bAgePho1 chromosome W unlocalized genomic scaffold, bAgePho1.hap1 SUPER_W_unloc_2, whole genome shotgun sequence DNA includes these proteins:
- the LOC129131468 gene encoding olfactory receptor 14J1-like → MSNSSSIRHFLLLALADTRQLQLLHFCLLLGISLAALLGNGLIISAVACGHHLHTPMFFFLLNLALADLGSICTTVPKAMHNSLWDTSNISYTACAAQLFFFVFFISAELSLLTIMCYDRYVSICKPLHYGTLLGSRACAHMAAAAWASAFLYSLLHTANTFSLPLCHGNALGQFFCEVPQILKLSCSKSHLRELGLIAVSSCLVFGCFLFMVFSYVQIFKAVLRIPSEQGRHKAFSTCLPHLAVLSLFLSTASFAYLKPSSLSSPSLDLALSVLYLVVPPALNPLIYSLRNQELKAAVRRLMTGWFQDH, encoded by the coding sequence atgtccaacagcagctccatcaggcacttcctgctgctggcattggcagacacgcggcagctgcagctcctgcacttctgcctcttgctgggcatctccctggctgccctcctgggcaacggcctcatcatcagcgccgtagcctgcggccaccacctgcacacgcccatgttcttcttcctgctcaacctggccctcgctgacctgggctccatctgcaccactgtccccaaagccatgcacaattccctctgggacaccagcaacatctcctacactgcatgtgctgcacagctctttttctttgtgttcttcatctcagcagagctttccctcctgaccatcatgtgctacgaccgctacgtgtccatctgcaaacccctgcactacgggaccctcctgggcagcagagcttgtgcccacatggcagcagctgcctgggccagtgcctttctctattcactgctgcacacggccaatacattttccctgcccctgtgccatggcaatgccctgggccagttcttctgtgaggtgcctcagatcctcaagctctcctgctccaaatcccaccTCAGGGAATTGGGACTCATTGCTGTAAGTTCCTGTTTGGTATTTGGCTGTTTTTTGTTCatggttttctcctatgtgcagatcttcaaggctgtgctgaggatcccctctgagcagggacggcacaaagccttttccacctgcctccctcacctggccgtgctctctctgttcctcagcactgcttcatttgcctacctgaagccctCCTCTTTGTCCTCCCcgtccctggatctggccctgtcagttctgtacttggtggtgcctccagccctgaaccccctcatctacagcctgaggaaccaggagctcaaggctgcagtgaggagactgatgactggatggtttcaggaCCATTAA